DNA from Sporohalobacter salinus:
AGACTACACAAAATTGATAAGAGGCTAGCTAAAAAGGTAAAAAAGGTTTTAGAGTATAATAAAGCAGAAAGGCATATTCGAGGTGGGCAAGCTACTAGAGAAAAGTATTTATCTGAAGAGGAAAATAAATGATCCTTCTTTTTTTGGTTATAAAACAGGAGAATTTTATTATGTCTAGAATAAAAAAGGATAAGGGAAATAAGAGGAAATGATATAAAAGTGAGGTGAAATTATGTTGAGAGGACTTTATACTGCTGCTTCTGGAATGAATGCAGCATTGGAGAGAACTAATATAATTACTAATAATTTATCTAACTCAAACACTCCAGGTTATAAAAAAGACCAGACTGTGAATAAATCTTTTTCGGAAATGTTATTAAACAGAATGCCGGATCAAGAAGCAATTGGTAAAGCTGGTTTAGGAGCCAAAGTAGATCAGACAGTGACCGACTTTAGTGCTGGTAGTGTACATAGGACTGATAATTCATTGGATTGGGCGATTGAAGGCGAAGGATTCTTTGCAGTTCAGACACCAAAAGGTGTCCGTTATACTAGGAGTGGAAATTTCACTCTAAGTCAGGATGGACAAGTAGTTACTCAAAATGGTAACCCAGTTTTGGGGCAGGGAGGTTCTTTGCAGGTAGTTGGTGAGCAGGTTAATGTTGATAATCAGAATAATTTAGTTGTTGATGGTCAGGTAGTAGACCAAGTTAGAGTAGTGACCTTTTCTGATAATAATGGGTTAGTTAAGGAAGGCGACGATTTATATCGAGCTACTCCGGATGTAGGGAACCAATTTATGGCTACAGGTACTATTAATCAAGGTTATCTTGAGTCATCTAATGTGAATGTAGTCGAATCAATGACAAATATGATTGAAGCAACTCGTCATTATGAAACAAATCAGAGAGTAATAAAGACTTATGATAAGAGTTTAGATAAGGTAGTTAATTCTGTAGGTAGATTATAATTAGGGGCTGGACTTAAAAAAGTGGCCTGGAATTGCGGACTGATAGAAGCAATTCTGTAATTTATCTAGTTGAAGTTAGATTTATAGGAGGTTAAAAAGTAATGATTAGATCTTTATGGACAGCAGCAACAGGAATGAAGGCACAACAGTTGAATATAGACACTATATCTAATAATTTAGCCAATGTAAATACAAGTGGATTTAAAAAGAGTAGAGTGAATTTTCAAGATTTAATGTATCAGTCATTGAGAGAAGCAGGAACACCTAATAATCAGGGGTCTCAAGTTCCGGCAGGAATAGAAGTGGGGCATGGTGTTCGCCCGGCTGCTACTCAGAAATTGTTTGCACAGGGTAGTTTTCAACAGACTGAAAATCCGTTGGATATGGCTATTGAAGGCGACGGCTTCTTTCAAGTAGTAAG
Protein-coding regions in this window:
- the flgF gene encoding flagellar basal-body rod protein FlgF encodes the protein MLRGLYTAASGMNAALERTNIITNNLSNSNTPGYKKDQTVNKSFSEMLLNRMPDQEAIGKAGLGAKVDQTVTDFSAGSVHRTDNSLDWAIEGEGFFAVQTPKGVRYTRSGNFTLSQDGQVVTQNGNPVLGQGGSLQVVGEQVNVDNQNNLVVDGQVVDQVRVVTFSDNNGLVKEGDDLYRATPDVGNQFMATGTINQGYLESSNVNVVESMTNMIEATRHYETNQRVIKTYDKSLDKVVNSVGRL
- the spoIIID gene encoding sporulation transcriptional regulator SpoIIID, which encodes MKDYIYQRVLEVSNYIYETRATVRQAAKIFGVSKSTIHKDVTERLHKIDKRLAKKVKKVLEYNKAERHIRGGQATREKYLSEEENK